TCTTTAGAAGGCTTAAGCCTGACTAACAGTTTACCAAAGAGGTAAATAAACCATGAATGACAAAACAATATAGGTGAGAAAGATTAAGCTTGTCCTATGGGTTAAGCTGTTATCCTACCTAGAATATGCTGTATTTATTTTCCTCTGCAAGAAAATATACTGGGGATGGAGGTGGTAAACCCAGCTTGGGATCCTTTAAGCAGCTGGGAGTAGCCAATGAAGATGCGGTAATCATGATACTGGCAAGACACTTGTCAGAACTAATGATCTGGCTGGAGTAGTGGATGCAGCAGACAAGCACACAACCTTGCTTCACCATGGTCCTGGTCTGAGCTAAGCAGTGTGACCCTGTCCATTGACAAATCCCACTGAGGTTAGTGCTATATTCAGCAGCCCCATGGAAGTGCTGTAGAGGTAAATAAGGTAATGTCCTTAATCCACACTATTATACCAAGCATTGCTCTTTTGATGAACAGTTCATGCAAGTGATGGGGTCTCTATTAGACCTTGCTAATATCTTACTTATGCTTTAGTTGTTGAGTCATAGATCTATTGGCATTTATTTGGAATGCAAGGTGATGTGCCTTCAGAGATCATACCTACCCTCCATTCGAAAGTTTTATATAATGATGAGCTTGAGTGTCTTACAAATTTGGAAAAACACCTGGAATAACAGTAAAAATAGTAGTTAAAGGGCTTGAATAAGGCAAACCTTCTACCTGTATGGAAGAAGGCACACCCAGAAACCATAAGATTGCGCAAACATCTTAGTGTCAGAGGTGGGCTACCTACCCATTAATTGTTGGTTACAGAGGCTCCTAAATCATCCTCCTCCCCTGTGGCAAGCATTGCTCTTAGTTGCATGTCAGAAATATATAGCAAGTCCTTATTTTTGAAAACCACAaattttgattgcttgttttgaaaaaaatcaaaccaggaCTGAGCTGGATGCTCCTTCCCTGATAGCTGGCTTTTGTAGTGCCAGAAGATGCTATGTATAAGCTACTGGGTAAGAACTGTTCCCAACAGCCCTGGTCAGTTATAGACTCTGCATGTTACACTTCTAACatgccaggcaagatgtgcccatTGGTATAGTAGTGGCACAACTGCTGTTGATGCCACCAGCAGTTTTCTGATTGGATACAGACTTGCTACATAAGTGGAAAACCATTTCCGATACTGTAATCCAGGACAAAATTTCATGCCTTGGGGAGGACCCAGGAAAGGTTTTGTGTACACAGAGCTTGTTTGAGCTGCCGAGGCACTAACAATGGATACCCAGAAAGACGTCCAACCCCCAAAGCAGCAGCCAATGATATATATTTGTGGAGAGTGTCACACCGAAAATGAAATAAAGTCCAGAGATCCAATCAGATGCAGAGAATGTGGATACAGAATAATGTACAAGAAAAGGACTAAAAGATTGGTGGTTTTTGATGCTCGGTGAAAACGTGAAATTCAGGAGTGTCTTCATTCAAACATTTGCCCCACTgatgcttctctgtgtagctttacgACTACAACTGTGTACCTATGGTTTCACTTTAGAAATGTGATTGTATTTTAATACTTGTATAAAGGAAGTTTTggtttagcaaaaaaaaaaaaatcatgccttGGGTTGTTATAGGCCCCAGTGGGTaagaatgtattattttattaaacaagtgtGCTTTTTCTGACAAATTTTCCCTATTTATGTTGTTCTTATAAATTGCTTCTGTTGTCAGTTTTTGTCTTAGAAGGAAACTTTTTTCCCCAGTGGAGAGTCATATTTAGTAAGACTGAAGAGAATTGATTGTTGTTGTGATATTAATATATAGTGGTTcaagatatacattaccattccaataTGTAGGGAATGGAGCAttgtgaggaaatactggaccaaaaacCAGCTGTACAAACTCTCAACTCTACATCTCCATGTTTGATGTCAAAccgctcttcagatctccaactcctctCAATTTTGTTGACTACAATGCatttctctcttgggctggttttaCTCTCCTTTTTCAGCTGTTCTTGGCAGGTAACCGACAACTCTGGCatttccaacatcttggggtcttcAAGGTAATCCAGATTTTACCTTCACAGTTTCATGAAATGGCCTCTCTAGGTCTGCATGCAGGGACATCCTTGACATATGCCTGGCCTCAGTAGCTTTCCTTAGCCATGGAGAGAGATTTCATAACCTATTTCTtctgtccttgactctaaagccagcaTCATGTGGCTGAGATcatgagaaggagctgagagttttacatgtgtcaagttctgctgcttgctggggttgGAACATACCCCCTCCTTGTTCACTTATATTTTTCAcaagctttctgtttttaatgctTCCCTTCATTACCTAAgcttggctattctggaatttactctgtagaccatgtggaccttgaactcagagatgtgtCACCCTCTGCCTTCAgtaagttggaagcttagctgggtggagTCTTGCTCTGAGGTCACTACTCCCTTTATTACACTAagcatcatttttctttaagCTTCTTGGTCTCTTccaattgtacattttgtatttttacttgatcagcttgctcctttttacTAAAGATCCACATAAAAGTGAACACTGGTAACCACAGGACATAGTCAATTCTAGGCTGTTCTCTGATTTCCTATGTCAATGCAATTAAtcaaaaactcttcaatttagcctcagcaGACTTTTGTGGACAAGCTCAAACCCagtcacattctttgccaaaatatcacaagaagaGCTTCTAGGCCACATATTGACATTCTCCTCCTCTGAAACCTTTTGAGCTAGGCCCCCACAGTTCAAAGCACCACTGACTTTCATGTTTCTACTAGGATGGCCCATCAAGTCCCACCTAAATATTCTACTGCTTTTCTAATAAAAGGTTCTAAAGTCCATATTCCTCCAAATAAAatcatggtcaggcctatcacagtaataccccacttctggtaccaaGTTCTGTCTTagtaagggtttctattgctgtgaagagaaaccatgactacATCaattcttacaaaagaaaacatttaactggattACTGGATTAACTgtcttgcagttcagaggtttagtccattatcatcatggtgtgaaacatggcagcatgcaggcagacatagtgctggagaaggaactgagagttttaCAGCTGGattagcaggcagcaggaagagagagccactgggcatgacttgagctTATGAAACATCCaagcccacccacccccagtgacacacttgctcCCACAAGGTCACACTTATTCcagtgaggccacacctcctaatagtaccattccCTATGGGCTTAAGGGGGTcactttcattcaaaccaccataatgaTTGCCTTAAAAGatgaaaagacaaaatcaaatGTCTGCTATCAATCAGATGTATTGAGATTATACTCATTGTAAGGTCATAGCCATCTTCAAAAAGACTCTTCCATTCTACAGGCCACAGAATGGCTTCCATTCTTTGAGACCAGGAAAGGCTTCCAAATGTATTTTCCCATAGGTTTatgattatttaaaacatttggaaTGTGAAAACAGAGTTTTCAGATGACAATTCCCTATTATATCATCCAATGAAAAGTCTGCACATTTAGCTGTCCCACTATTAAAGACTTTTGAGTTTAAGATATCTCTTTTAGAATGAAGCAAATATTAAAGCTTCATTCTTTGATGCATTTGTTACGTGCttatacagaaaagaaagaggatgaACTGGAACAAGAAGCCACCCCTGTTTCTTTTAACACTGGTATAGATAGGCTACCAGAGGAAGACAAACTTCTACTAGCCACAATCATTGGTATATGACAGAAAGAGCTTAAGATGGCTGGAAGATTTGTTGATTTCCAAGAATAGACTATCCAGTACAGGAAATTCTGATACGGGATGAACTGGCGatattttgaacatttatttagaAGAAAGTAAATCTGCTTTTTGACAAACATCTCAGAATAGTTTTAGCTACTTTCTTTTGtacaaataaagttttttttttggaacatgTGTAGGATAGGTACTAGGAGAAAATGTAGCATCCTGTGGTGTTCCTCAAACCTTCCCTCACCAGTTGTGAATGACCAGTTGTGTTTGTTAAAACTGGGACTTGGCAGCTCCCATTTGAATCTACCAAGTCAGAAcacccagaaaaataaaatagaaatttatattCAAGGCAAGCTTATGTAATTTTTGTAATGGCAAATTTTTGGAAAATATATGTAGTGGtaaaaaaagttttagaaaagTTACAATTATCTAAGAAGCACTTAATATATATctgtattaaaaataatagaggacctaaGCTTGTGTTGGAAAGAGTATAGAGGAGTGTTAGAAGAGAAGGAGTGGGAGATATTATCAAGatatactgtaaatatgtataagactttcaaagagtaatgagtaagtaaataaatgtaataaaatgttaaaaataaactcaaaataaaagtataaaacaaaaataaaaataaacttgctACTGCTTGGAGAATCCATAGCCCATACCCTGAATACTTTTTCTGATTTAATGGATTTCAGTACCAGTCTCGGGCatccaaatttattttaaatttaaattatattataagttatataattaaaaataaattaataggcCTATTCACCTGCAAGGTACACAGAACCCTGAAatacagcttgctccaatacttaGGGGACCTAAGAGGTGAGTCAGTGGCCACAGGGCCGGACAGCTAGATGTCCCACTTTCTGGGACCTTCCCAGTGGTACCAAACCCAGGGGCCCCTCCCCAGCTTCCTTGGCTTTtatagccagccagcagggagttttcaTGCAGCTGGGATATTCACCAACCCACCCTGTCCCCAAACCCACCTGTTCACCTGTGAGGTACCAGGAACCCTGAAACACAgcatagatccttatctatcgccacacataaaactcaagttcaaatggattaaagacctcaatataaatccaatcacactgaacatgatagaggagaaagtgggatgtaGCCTTCAATGCaaaggcacaggagaccacttcctaaatataaccccagtagcacagacaataagagcaacaataaataaatgggacctcctaaaaccgagaagcttctgtaaacaaaggacacagagtcaataagacaaaaaaagcagcctactgaatgggaaaagatcttcaccaaccccacatcagacaaatctcccaaatacataaataaaaatataaatatataaagaactcaagaagttaaacattaaaattctaaataacccaattacaaaatggtgtactgaactaaatagacaattcttaacagaagaagttcaaatggccaaaagatacttaaggacatgttcaacttccttagcaatcaaggaaatgcaaatcaaaacaactctgagaccctgtcttacacctgtcagaatgactaagatcaaaaattatcaatgatagcctatgttggagaggatatggagtaaggggaacacttatccattgttggtgggaatgcaaacttgtgcaaccactttggaaatcagtgtggtggtttctcagaaaattgggcatcaacctacctcaggatccagcaatttcactcttgggaacatacccaaaagatactcaatcatactacagaagcatttgttcaactattgttcatagcagcattgtttgtcctagccagaacctggaaacaacctaattcaactgaagaatggataaagaaagtgtggcacatttacatattagagtactactcagcagtaaaaaacaatgacatcttgaattttgcatcaAATGAATGGGattagaaaacagtatcctgagtgaggtaacccagagccaaaaaaatgaatatgctatgtgctcactcataagcggattctagccataaacaaaggacattgagcctatagttcatgatcctagagaagctaaataataaggtgaacccaaagaaaagcatatatggACCCACATGCTAATTGGAAACTGACAAGATCTGagaaaattgtgagcatggggtaAGTGGCTAGAaaaaaaaggggagaaggaaagggttgaggagaacttgagggaatgggatagatgaggtggaggaaggacagatatgagagcaaggaaaaagatatcttgattgagggagccattatggggttaacaagaaacctggctctagaaaaattcccaggaattggtaagaatgaccccagctaagaccctaagcaacagaggagagggtgcctgaactggccttgccctgtaatcagactgatgattatcttaaatatcaccatagaacctttgtccaacaactgatggaaacagaggcagagacccacatcagagcactgaactgagctcccaaggtccagttgaagagtggaaggagtgagagtatgagcaaagaggtcaagatcatgaggggTTCATCTACTGAGACAGTTTGcccgagctaatgggagctcaccaactccaactggactgggagtgaacgagcatgggatcaaactagtccctctgaatgtggttgacagttggggcagactgaggggccactgacagtggcactgggattattctctacagcatgtactggctttttgggatcctattctctttggatgtataccttgatcaacctagatatagtagggagggccttggactttccacagggcagggtgccttgccctctcttaggattggaagagctggggtgagggtgtgtggaggaaatAAGTGGGTTGgtatttgttttaaagtaataaaataaaaaataaatgaataatacagtttttatttatgtatatgcgtgtaaatgcacatgtgtacaggtgcccatagagaccagaagagggtactggataccatggagctggggttacatgtGATTGTGACCTGTGCTACACAGGGGCAAGCAAgtaaacccggtcctctggaaaagcagataGTGTTTTTACACACAAAGCT
The sequence above is a segment of the Chionomys nivalis chromosome X, mChiNiv1.1, whole genome shotgun sequence genome. Coding sequences within it:
- the LOC130868218 gene encoding DNA-directed RNA polymerases I, II, and III subunit RPABC4, with the protein product MDTQKDVQPPKQQPMIYICGECHTENEIKSRDPIRCRECGYRIMYKKRTKRLVVFDAR